A single genomic interval of Armigeres subalbatus isolate Guangzhou_Male chromosome 1, GZ_Asu_2, whole genome shotgun sequence harbors:
- the LOC134217098 gene encoding uncharacterized protein LOC134217098, whose protein sequence is MDRFQYFNHWSEDQRRDCLGRAKVRTFEPDDTIFEEGRSPVNYVHFVLSGRCVVLQCLKLIKTVTKYGSRRYHLAEPRPIVDEITQFHRRRSSRLTELQSTTLQTAESSSEDNTRKQSTQSAHDYEYHFVDIGSYSCGSVFGVGEHMDDRSVVARDAVQCLLIPRYWLLQKRQNVNNVWSRIRIFIEKRQLSREQLFEWYLKELRWRQFRKQLRDNLVAVHATKHSTAADDAPTLSRIEDSEAYV, encoded by the exons ATGGATCGTTTCCAATACTTCAACCACTGGAGCGAGGATCAGCGCCGGGACTGTCTCGGGCGGGCCAAAGTTCGAACGTTTGAGCCCGATGACACCATCTTCGAGGAGGGTCGTTCACCCGTCAACTACGTCCATTTCGTGCTGTCTGGGCGGTGTGTGGTGTTGCAGTGCTTGAAGCTAATCAAA ACCGTAACAAAATATGGAAGCCGCCGCTATCATCTAGCCGAACCTCGACCCATCGTGGATGAAATCACGCAGTTCCACCGCAGAAGGAGCTCCAGACTGACCGAACTGCAATCTACCACGCTCCAAACTGCCGAGTCCTCTTCGGAGGACAACACACGAAAACAATCAACGCAAAGTGCGCACGACTACGAGTACCACTTCGTGGACATTGGAAGCTACTCCTGCGGATCCGTATTCGGCGTGGGTGAACACATGGATGACCGCTCGGTGGTGGCCAGGGATGCGGTGCAGTGTCTATTGATTCCACGCTATTGGTTACTGCAGAAGCGTCAGAACGTCAACAACGTGTGGAGCCGGATACGGATCTTCATCGAGAAACGGCAGCTGTCACGGGAGCAGCTGTTCGAGTGGTACCTGAAGGAACTACGTTGGCGACAATTTCGCAAACAACTCAGGGACAATCTTGTGGCAGTGCACGCGACGAAGCATTCAACGGCCGCCGATGATGCGCCAACGCTGAGTAGAATCGAAGATAGTGAAGCTTATGTCTAG